A single region of the Ascaphus truei isolate aAscTru1 chromosome 6, aAscTru1.hap1, whole genome shotgun sequence genome encodes:
- the LOC142497432 gene encoding uncharacterized protein ZSWIM9-like, with the protein MDESELQLKEFFSWEECSAFFDAWCEERKVLFFVKNSMPLSKCKWASEPLQPEVVEALKYSSLRLACKDVYGTRKRAQGKPKEQTKQRKGCGAYIVLRMSQKKNSLIVTECQLNHNHVVCPLEFAYYFKKGYLLANSCLPVRTTNKISKQFVAAQEIKRLLSYCKTKDNGVMDTLHALDNLFTNDPGTKVKLVFIEDKVIVKTVFFVTSLMRSLLQRFPPVLFFDRIVSFNEEFDLYGFICADANSRGRDCAYVLARKGTPNILRFALASLVQSVPDVKFKVRCVTLGIDIGEKEVVMEILPHARVQIFRSQVLQTLFRKAHEMDSAEDKKIWPLLCDIAASATPEAYSQAMRNMDLIFSKSFMKYYKDQWHSCREMWVEIWALETAQDLNPSELISQHKQKLIAGLHSNATVAECILDLMLIQTPKEDIQNLNDDEVATRYRSICNAEPASMIEEELGSSRHGAYDIKETTNGFSLSDGVSEFFMDQELVTCSCTIHVSSLLPCRHLFATRLQNGEALFDLKLLQKNTMALTKIL; encoded by the exons ATGGACGAGTCAGAGCTGCAGTTAAAGGAGTTCTTCTCCTGGGAAGAGTGCAGCGCTTTTTTTGATGCTTGGTGTGAGGAAAGGAAGGTTCTCTTCTTTGTTAAGAACTCCATGCCGCTCAGCAAGTGTAAATGGGCATCTGAGCCTCTCCAGCCTGAAGTGGTAGAAGCACTGAAGTACAGCTCTCTCCGTCTTGCCTGCAAGGATGTGTATGGCACCAGGAAGCGAGCCCAGGG GAAACCGAAAGAGCAGACGAAGCAACGCAAGGGCTGTGGCGCCTATATCGTTTTAAGAATGAGTCAGAAAAAGAACAGTCTCATTGTCACCGAGTGCCAGCTGAATCACAACCATGTCGTGTGCCCCCTTGAGTTTGCATACTACTTCAAAAAGGGGTACTTGTTGGCCAACTCGTGTCTGCCTGTACGTACCACCAACAAGATCTCAAAGCAATTTGTGGCAGCTCAGGAAATCAAACGCCTTTTATCTTACTGCAAAACCAAGGACAATGGTGTCATGGACACTCTGCATGCCCTAGATAATCTTTTTACTAATGATCCAGGAACTAAAGTGAAACTGGTGTTCATAGAAGACAAAGTAATTGTCAAGACTGTATTTTTTGTTACTTCCTTGATGAGATCCCTCTTGCAACGTTTCCCACCGGTGTTGTTTTTTGACCGCATTGTGAGTTTTAATGAAGAATTTGACCTATACGGCTTCATTTGTGCAGATGCCAACTCCAGAGGAAGAGACTGCGCCTATGTTCTAGCACGGAAGGGGACCCCTAACATTTTGCGTTTTGCTCTGGCATCACTGGTACAAAGTGTGCCCGATGTAAAGTTTAAAGTCCGATGTGTAACACTTGGCATAGATATTGGGGAGAAGGAGGTGGTGATGGAGATATTGCCCCATGCCAGGGTTCAGATATTCCGCTCACAGGTTTTGCAGACACTGTTTAGGAAGGCTCATGAGATGGATTCTGCTGAGGATAAAAAAATCTGGCCTTTACTCTGTGACATAGCTGCTTCCGCTACACCAGAAGCTTATAGTCAGGCAATGAGAAACATGGATCTGATTTTTTCCAAGAGCTTTATGAAATACTATAAGGATCAGTGGCACTCATGTCGTGAGATGTGGGTTGAAATCTGGGCTCTTGAGACTGCACAAGATTTGAACCCAAGTGAGCTCATCTCTCAGCACAAGCAGAAGCTGATTGCAGGACTACATTCTAATGCAACAGTGGCTGAGTGCATTCTGGATCTTATGCTCATTCAGACCCCTAAGGAGGATATACAAAACCTAAACGATGATGAGGTTGCTACCCGCTACCGCTCTATCTGTAATGCTGAGCCAGCCAGCATGATTGAAGAAGAACTTGGCTCCTCAAGGCATGGTGCATATGATATTAAAGAGACTACTAATGGATTCTCTCTCAGTGATGGTGTCTCTGAATTTTTCATGGACCAGGAGCTGGTGACATGCAGCTGCACGATCCATGTCTCCAGTCTTCTTCCCTGTCGGCATCTCTTTGCCACACGTCTCCAGAATGGGGAGGCACTTTTTGACTTAAAACTGTTACAGAAGAACACAATGGCGCTTACCAAAATATTATAG